Genomic window (Daucus carota subsp. sativus chromosome 5, DH1 v3.0, whole genome shotgun sequence):
AGAATTGTTGGATTTGATAGCTCAACTAGTAGGGGGCTAGCTAGTTATCGTCCTAATGCCTGGCCACAGTGAAGAGCATTTTTTGGAATTGGATATTTGTCTCTCCATGAATGTGCAGCAGAATATACGCGAAGGTAGAACTGCTGGCCTAAGTATTGTCTAGCCCAGTTCTCAGACCGTATGTTCCACATTCCTACATTGTCTAGTGGCATATAAACTGCTGTCCATGATCTGGGATACACCTGCAGATATAAAAAGGTTGTAATCTTGAAAGATTTGGTTGAGAAAATTAAGGATCGTCtattgaaaaaaattacattttacaaGATTTTATAAAACTTGAAGAATAATGTGGACTGTCTACTTATTATGTACCTGGACAGTGCAGCGAGAAATGGCGTCTCTTAGGTTGTAACTTGATCTGCTTGAAACGGACCACTGCCATCGACCCATCCTGTTCATGTCGCAATAAGTATGAAACTTGAATGCATTTAGAGTCAAGTAtgtattattttgtatcttgtTACAGAGTTTTTGATCAGTTATATGGCAATCTGTATCCTCAGAAACCATATGTTGTGCAGAATGCTAATGGAATTACACTACTGAAAGTCTGAAAGAAATAAACTTACCCCACAACAAAGAAGAAGTGGCCATCAATGTGCCATGATTGCAGGATGTCCTCTGAGTTTTCAAACACCACCTCAGCAAACCCTCTGAAATCTGCAGCCATGACAGATGTCCGAAGATAATTCCAACCACCCACAGGATTATCAGGAATGCTTCCCAGAATGAAAACACCTGAAATGTTGTAATAATCCGCGAGCTTAAGTGGTGTGTCTGCAGGGGTAAATGATACACTATTGACTGCAtatctcttcttcccattgaTGATTGGAGCAGAATTCGCTAGCTTAATAGTACGGGTAATATTAACCATGCCATAGTGATAAGAGCCTTGAGGATTAGGCCTCGGTCCACTAGCTGTCAAATTTTGCCTAAGAGATAGAGCCTGATTAAGTGACCACTCTATATCAATGTTTGGACCATCCAAGGGAGGACCAGTAACATTTTTCGTTGAGTTGCTATAATGTAGAATGGATGTTGTTGTGAGAACTTGAGAAGTGAAACGCGTAGAAACAACAATGTGATAGTCCTGACAAGGTTGATCAGCTGTGACCAAAACTGAGTAGGATTGGCCCAAATGAATGTCAAGAGAATCGTATGTGTTTTGGAGAGTATGAGTCCCTTCTATTTCAACCAAAAGCATCTTGTGTCCCTGTATTCTGAAATTGATTGAGGTAGTAAGTCCTACATTTGATAGCCTGAACCTGTAAGTCTTGCCTGccccataaaaataaattataagacCTCAATTTGACAAAACCTTACAAAAAAGGCATGCAAAAGCAGGAAAAGATATAAATAATTACCTTGATCAACAGTGAAACTGGATACATTTGATGCGCGACCATTAATTAGAAGTCCAGCAGGGAAGGGAAGACCATGTCCTTCGTCTAAACTTGCTTTTAAGTTCTGCCATGTTTAAGAAATTTCAGTCAAGAACATCGGAATGTGCTAACATGAAAAGAACTGTTTAGAATAGGAGATAAGGATTTTGAAGCATGTGAATGG
Coding sequences:
- the LOC108222077 gene encoding L-ascorbate oxidase homolog → MGDRSSRNYWCVVLVLLTFVLESISGEDPYRFFTWNITYGDIYPLGVKQQGILINGQFPGPTIESVTNDNVIVNIINKLDEPFLMSWNGIQQRRNSWQDGVYGTNCPIPPGQNFTYILQFKDQIGSFFYFPSLAFHKAAGGFGGIKIFSRPMIPVPFPPPAGDFTILSGDWFIQNHTNLKASLDEGHGLPFPAGLLINGRASNVSSFTVDQGKTYRFRLSNVGLTTSINFRIQGHKMLLVEIEGTHTLQNTYDSLDIHLGQSYSVLVTADQPCQDYHIVVSTRFTSQVLTTTSILHYSNSTKNVTGPPLDGPNIDIEWSLNQALSLRQNLTASGPRPNPQGSYHYGMVNITRTIKLANSAPIINGKKRYAVNSVSFTPADTPLKLADYYNISGVFILGSIPDNPVGGWNYLRTSVMAADFRGFAEVVFENSEDILQSWHIDGHFFFVVGMGRWQWSVSSRSSYNLRDAISRCTVQVYPRSWTAVYMPLDNVGMWNIRSENWARQYLGQQFYLRVYSAAHSWRDKYPIPKNALHCGQALGR